The proteins below come from a single Arthrobacter sp. zg-Y1171 genomic window:
- a CDS encoding D-2-hydroxyacid dehydrogenase family protein gives MTVTCAVLDDYQHAATRFADWERLADQVELTVFSDHLADEDEVAARLAGFDVVVIMRERTPFPASLLARLPRLKLLVTSGARNASIDLAAARERGVTVCGTASSSTPPAELTWALILGLSRHLVPEATALRDRGPWQQTIGTDLHGATLGLLGLGKIGVQVARVGAAFGMEVLAWSQHLTTERAEAAGARLAPSKEALLAASDVVSIHLVLSDRTRGLIGAGELALMRPNAFLINTSRAGIVDQPALLHALRQQTIAGAGLDVFAEEPLSADSPFRDLPNVLATPHLGYVTERNYRTFFPQVVEDISAFLAGTPIREL, from the coding sequence ATGACCGTTACATGCGCAGTGCTCGACGATTACCAGCACGCCGCCACCCGGTTCGCCGATTGGGAACGGCTGGCTGATCAGGTGGAGCTGACCGTCTTCTCCGACCACCTGGCCGACGAGGACGAAGTAGCCGCGCGCCTGGCCGGGTTCGACGTCGTCGTCATCATGCGCGAGCGCACCCCCTTCCCGGCGAGCCTGCTCGCCCGGCTTCCCCGCCTGAAGCTGCTGGTCACCTCCGGGGCCCGCAACGCCTCGATCGATCTCGCCGCCGCCCGGGAGCGGGGCGTGACGGTCTGCGGCACGGCGAGCAGTTCGACGCCGCCCGCCGAGCTGACCTGGGCGCTGATCCTGGGGCTGTCTCGGCACCTGGTCCCGGAGGCAACTGCGCTCCGCGACCGCGGACCCTGGCAGCAGACCATCGGCACCGATCTGCATGGTGCCACGCTCGGCCTGCTGGGGTTGGGGAAAATCGGGGTGCAGGTGGCACGGGTAGGCGCTGCGTTCGGGATGGAGGTCCTCGCCTGGAGCCAGCACCTCACCACCGAGCGGGCCGAAGCCGCCGGCGCCCGACTCGCTCCCTCCAAGGAGGCGCTGCTGGCAGCGTCCGACGTCGTGTCCATCCATCTGGTGCTGAGCGACCGGACACGCGGGCTGATTGGGGCCGGGGAGCTGGCGCTGATGAGACCGAACGCCTTCCTGATCAATACCTCCCGGGCGGGGATAGTCGACCAGCCCGCCTTGCTCCATGCGTTGCGGCAGCAGACGATTGCCGGCGCCGGGCTGGACGTGTTTGCCGAAGAACCCCTGTCCGCAGATTCCCCGTTCCGGGACCTGCCCAACGTTCTGGCGACGCCGCACCTCGGGTACGTCACCGAGCGGAACTACCGCACGTTCTTTCCGCAGGTGGTGGAGGACATCTCGGCGTTCCTGGCCGGCACCCCGATCCGGGAACTCTAG
- a CDS encoding cation:proton antiporter, producing the protein MLSLLLGAAVLMVFGAFSAPLSRRGVTSAMVFVLAGAVLAAALGGPPTVESRPVERVTELALVFLLFTDAARLDLGILRRSLGWPGRLLLIGLPLTIVLGVGAGLLLFPELPLASAFLLSAMLCSTDAALGQRVVEDTAVPGRVRQALTVESGLNDGLAVPFFLVSLNISSATLDGSVPSAVAGAITEQIGWGLLAGVGVGGAGGYLLRAAAGRIETQWRQPFTLAVALGAYAAAGLLGGSAFIAAFVGGMAFRLACRARNIDATSFTAEVGSVLAAATWMIFGAVAVLAAVPNITWQVVAYAVLSLTVVRMLPVAVALAGSGVRWQTQAFMGWFGPRGLTSVVFGLLAFERGIPAATTLLTTVVVTIVLSVFAHGLSAKLLVASYHRWSEANPGK; encoded by the coding sequence ATGCTCTCGCTACTGCTCGGAGCCGCGGTACTGATGGTTTTCGGTGCCTTTTCGGCGCCGCTGAGCCGCCGCGGGGTGACGAGTGCCATGGTGTTCGTGCTCGCCGGGGCTGTCCTCGCGGCGGCATTGGGCGGACCACCAACCGTGGAAAGCCGCCCCGTCGAGCGGGTCACCGAACTGGCCCTTGTATTCCTTCTGTTTACCGACGCTGCCCGGCTCGATCTTGGAATCCTGCGCCGAAGTCTCGGGTGGCCGGGGCGGTTGCTGCTGATCGGGCTGCCGCTGACCATTGTCCTTGGCGTCGGGGCCGGGCTGCTCCTCTTCCCCGAACTTCCCCTGGCCAGTGCTTTCCTCCTGTCCGCGATGCTCTGCTCGACCGACGCCGCGCTGGGGCAGAGGGTCGTCGAGGACACTGCAGTGCCGGGACGCGTGCGCCAGGCACTGACTGTGGAAAGCGGTCTGAACGATGGCCTCGCGGTGCCGTTCTTTCTGGTGTCGCTGAACATCTCGTCGGCGACGCTGGACGGCAGCGTGCCGTCGGCTGTCGCCGGTGCCATCACGGAGCAAATCGGATGGGGGCTGCTGGCCGGGGTGGGTGTCGGGGGAGCAGGCGGGTACCTGCTGCGGGCCGCGGCCGGACGGATTGAAACGCAGTGGCGCCAGCCGTTCACGCTGGCCGTTGCCCTCGGCGCCTATGCGGCGGCCGGTTTGCTCGGCGGCAGTGCGTTCATCGCGGCGTTTGTGGGAGGAATGGCGTTCCGCCTGGCCTGCCGCGCAAGGAACATCGACGCTACTTCCTTCACCGCCGAAGTGGGGAGTGTTCTTGCTGCGGCCACTTGGATGATCTTCGGCGCAGTAGCGGTCCTGGCCGCCGTCCCGAACATCACCTGGCAGGTTGTGGCCTACGCCGTGCTGAGCCTCACCGTCGTGCGGATGCTGCCGGTCGCCGTCGCCCTGGCCGGCAGCGGTGTGCGGTGGCAAACCCAGGCGTTCATGGGGTGGTTCGGCCCCCGGGGGCTAACCTCCGTGGTGTTCGGCCTGTTGGCCTTTGAGCGGGGAATCCCGGCGGCAACCACACTCCTGACTACGGTGGTTGTCACCATCGTCCTAAGTGTCTTCGCGCATGGGCTTTCGGCCAAGCTGCTCGTGGCTTCCTACCACCGCTGGTCCGAGGCCAATCCCGGAAAGTAG
- a CDS encoding DUF2252 family protein has product MTQLCGDAHLSKFGVFASPERILLFDNSVTDFCERYADQNEQDYQTFADAVRSGRLPAVEGV; this is encoded by the coding sequence ATCACCCAGCTCTGCGGCGACGCCCATTTATCGAAGTTCGGGGTATTCGCCTCACCCGAGCGGATCCTGCTGTTCGATAACTCGGTCACCGACTTCTGCGAACGGTACGCAGATCAAAATGAGCAGGACTATCAAACCTTCGCCGACGCGGTACGTTCCGGGCGCCTGCCCGCGGTCGAAGGGGTCTAG
- a CDS encoding excinuclease ABC subunit UvrA, whose amino-acid sequence MSTDTTTSTGTGAAAHAADSHDVIRVQGARVNNLRDISIEIPKRRLTVFTGVSGSGKSSLVFGTVAAESQRLINETYSAFVQGFMPSLARPEVDLLEGLTTAIIVDQERMGSNPRSTVGTATDANAMLRILFSRLGQPNIGPPNAYSFNVPSVKASGAITVERGDGKTRAEKAVFNRLGGMCPRCEGTGAVTDFDLTALFDGAKSLSEGAITVPGYSMEGWFGRIYAGSGFFNMDKPIAKFNKRELHDLLYKEPTKIKVEGINLTYEGLIPKISKSMLSKDPEAMQPHIRAFVERAITFSTCPECDGTRISPEARSSKIGGLNIADVCAMQISDLAGWVRGLKEPSVAPLLAGLQHLLDAFAEIGLGYLSLDRPSGTLSGGESQRTKMIRHLGSSLTDVTYVFDEPTIGLHPHDIARMNQLLLQLRDKGNTVLVVEHKPETIAIADHVVDLGPGAGTEGGTVTFEGPLEGLRKSGTLTGRHLGDRARLKDSVRRASSSLEVRGAATNNLRDVDVDIPLGVLVVLTGVAGSGKSSLITGSVSGRDGVVTVDQGAIRGSRRSNPATYTGLLEPIRKAFAKVNGVKPALFSSNSEGACPSCNGAGVIYTELGVMATVESVCEDCEGRRFQASVLEYTLGGKDIAEVLALSVAEAQEFFGDGEARTPAAHKILSQLADVGLGYLQLGQPLTTLSGGERQRLKLATHMGGKEGVFVLDEPTTGLHLADVEQLLALLDRLVDAGKSVIVIEHHQAVMAHADWIIDLGPGAGRDGGSIVFEGTPADLVADASTLTGQHLAAYVAG is encoded by the coding sequence ATGAGCACGGACACGACGACGAGCACGGGCACCGGGGCGGCGGCCCACGCCGCGGACAGCCATGACGTGATCCGGGTGCAGGGTGCACGGGTGAACAACCTGCGCGACATCAGCATCGAGATTCCCAAGCGGCGGCTGACCGTGTTTACCGGAGTGTCCGGTTCCGGCAAGAGCTCGCTGGTATTCGGGACCGTGGCTGCAGAATCCCAGCGGCTGATCAACGAGACCTACAGTGCCTTTGTGCAGGGGTTTATGCCCTCCCTGGCCCGGCCGGAGGTGGACCTGCTTGAGGGGCTGACCACCGCGATCATTGTTGACCAGGAACGGATGGGATCGAACCCGCGCTCCACGGTGGGTACCGCCACCGACGCCAACGCGATGTTGCGCATCCTGTTCAGCCGGCTGGGGCAGCCGAACATCGGCCCGCCCAACGCGTATTCCTTCAATGTCCCGTCCGTGAAGGCATCCGGCGCCATCACGGTGGAGCGGGGCGACGGTAAGACCCGGGCGGAAAAGGCGGTGTTCAACCGGCTCGGCGGCATGTGCCCGCGCTGCGAGGGGACGGGAGCGGTCACCGACTTCGACCTCACGGCACTGTTCGACGGCGCGAAATCACTGTCCGAAGGCGCCATCACGGTGCCGGGCTACAGCATGGAGGGCTGGTTCGGGCGGATCTACGCCGGCTCCGGGTTCTTCAACATGGACAAGCCGATTGCAAAGTTCAACAAGCGCGAGCTGCATGACCTGCTGTACAAGGAGCCCACCAAGATCAAGGTGGAGGGCATCAACCTCACCTATGAAGGGCTGATCCCCAAGATCTCCAAGTCCATGCTGTCCAAGGATCCCGAAGCGATGCAGCCGCACATCCGCGCCTTCGTGGAACGGGCCATTACCTTCAGCACCTGTCCCGAATGCGACGGCACCCGGATCAGCCCGGAGGCGCGGTCCTCGAAGATCGGCGGCCTCAACATCGCCGATGTCTGCGCCATGCAGATCAGCGACCTCGCCGGGTGGGTGCGCGGCCTGAAGGAACCCTCGGTGGCGCCGCTGCTGGCCGGACTGCAGCACCTGCTGGATGCCTTCGCCGAAATCGGGCTGGGCTACCTCTCCCTGGACCGCCCCTCGGGCACCCTCTCCGGCGGGGAGTCGCAGCGGACCAAGATGATCCGCCACCTGGGCTCCTCGCTGACCGACGTCACCTATGTCTTCGACGAACCGACCATCGGCCTGCACCCGCACGACATTGCCCGGATGAACCAGCTGCTGCTGCAGCTGCGGGACAAGGGCAACACGGTGCTGGTGGTGGAACACAAACCGGAAACCATCGCGATTGCGGACCACGTGGTGGACCTGGGGCCGGGCGCCGGCACCGAGGGCGGCACAGTGACCTTCGAGGGGCCGCTGGAGGGACTGCGGAAGAGCGGCACCCTGACCGGCCGCCACCTCGGGGACCGGGCCCGGCTCAAGGACTCGGTGCGGCGGGCGTCGTCGTCCCTGGAAGTGCGCGGTGCCGCCACCAACAACCTGCGCGACGTCGACGTCGACATTCCGCTGGGCGTGCTGGTGGTCCTCACCGGGGTGGCCGGCTCCGGCAAGAGCTCGCTGATCACCGGGTCGGTGTCCGGGCGGGACGGCGTGGTGACGGTGGACCAGGGTGCCATCCGCGGCTCCCGGCGCAGCAACCCGGCCACGTACACCGGTCTGCTGGAACCGATCCGCAAGGCGTTCGCGAAGGTCAACGGGGTGAAGCCTGCCCTGTTTTCCTCCAATTCCGAAGGGGCGTGCCCGTCCTGCAACGGCGCCGGCGTGATCTACACCGAGCTGGGCGTGATGGCCACGGTGGAATCGGTGTGCGAGGACTGCGAAGGCCGCCGCTTCCAGGCGTCGGTGCTGGAATACACGCTGGGCGGGAAGGATATTGCCGAGGTGCTGGCCCTGTCAGTGGCCGAGGCGCAGGAGTTCTTCGGCGACGGCGAAGCCCGCACCCCGGCCGCACATAAGATCCTGAGCCAGCTGGCCGACGTCGGGCTCGGGTACCTGCAGCTGGGGCAGCCGCTGACCACGCTTTCCGGCGGCGAGCGGCAGCGGCTGAAGCTGGCCACGCATATGGGCGGCAAGGAAGGCGTCTTTGTACTGGACGAGCCGACCACCGGGCTGCACCTGGCCGACGTCGAGCAACTGCTGGCCCTGCTGGACCGGCTGGTGGATGCCGGGAAGTCCGTGATCGTGATCGAGCACCACCAGGCGGTGATGGCGCATGCGGACTGGATTATCGATCTGGGTCCCGGTGCCGGGCGGGACGGCGGGAGCATCGTGTTCGAGGGGACCCCGGCGGATCTGGTGGCGGACGCGTCCACGCTGACCGGCCAGCATCTGGCGGCGTACGTGGCGGGGTAG
- a CDS encoding alpha/beta hydrolase: MAKLDLRVRLVGKVLGRVSVAHKSEEQILADQQRTIKHNPVLDWVLGGVASGVKLKDDTAAGAEGRIPVRVYRPKDADGTLPLVVLIHGGGWTVGNLDIYDSLASTIARDARAVVVSLEYRLAPTHPWPAAAEDCYAALLEVAARADEWEADAGRLAVVGDSAGGNLAAVLTLMCRDRSGPAIAFQGLIYPATDMTLGSPSIEENANAPILTKKDILRYGSLYVPDLKDRSNPYASPLLALDHTGLPPALIQVAEHDPIRDDGLRYAEVLRKAGVPVRVTTYVGMPHGYLAFPRLCRSAPQALAELCAELRRQLAPAAVR, encoded by the coding sequence ATGGCAAAGCTTGATCTCCGGGTGCGGCTGGTGGGCAAGGTGCTGGGCAGGGTTTCGGTGGCGCACAAGAGCGAGGAACAGATCCTCGCTGACCAGCAGCGCACCATCAAGCACAACCCGGTTCTGGACTGGGTGCTGGGCGGGGTAGCGTCCGGCGTAAAGCTGAAGGACGACACCGCCGCGGGTGCGGAGGGCCGGATCCCCGTCCGGGTGTACCGGCCGAAGGACGCCGACGGAACGTTGCCCCTGGTGGTCCTGATCCACGGCGGCGGCTGGACCGTCGGCAACCTGGATATTTATGACTCGCTGGCCAGCACCATCGCCCGGGACGCACGCGCCGTCGTCGTTTCCCTCGAGTACCGGCTGGCGCCGACGCATCCCTGGCCCGCCGCCGCCGAGGACTGCTATGCGGCGCTGCTTGAGGTGGCCGCCCGTGCCGATGAATGGGAGGCCGACGCCGGCCGGCTCGCCGTGGTGGGCGACAGTGCCGGAGGCAACCTGGCGGCGGTGCTGACGCTGATGTGCCGGGACCGGTCCGGTCCCGCCATCGCGTTCCAGGGGCTGATCTACCCCGCCACCGATATGACCTTGGGCAGCCCGTCAATCGAGGAAAACGCCAACGCACCCATCCTCACCAAGAAGGACATCCTCCGCTACGGCAGCCTCTATGTCCCTGACCTGAAAGACCGCAGCAACCCGTACGCCTCACCCCTGCTCGCACTGGACCACACCGGGCTGCCGCCGGCACTGATCCAGGTAGCCGAACACGACCCCATCCGCGACGACGGGCTGCGCTACGCCGAAGTGCTGCGCAAGGCGGGCGTTCCCGTCCGCGTCACCACCTATGTAGGGATGCCGCACGGTTACCTGGCCTTCCCGCGGCTGTGCCGCAGCGCACCGCAGGCGCTGGCGGAACTGTGCGCGGAGCTGCGACGGCAACTCGCACCGGCAGCGGTGCGGTAA
- a CDS encoding DUF4232 domain-containing protein, which produces MGNSAARLKPLLLPAAVAALWLLSGWAFEALLTAGNGRIPIHLASLVSPDTMPVRIKSLLDGSGLVLVAGLTALAVAAFTLVLLPDSRKTGTRGALFLANWMSVTLAAVAGSAVLAVASVLAQWPLGRAQWIFDLLGPSLLTGAYWGVAWGWVPALVATFLSAPASDGAGSHLPEKRHAARVPEEPALTARVRQRGWALGAFALFSAAVMVALPLTARDPSQPAPEPAATPTPEPTVYGAAPVGAALSEPDPLWCTGEEVESSIGGWDAATGHRAAQITVRNTGTRSCTVQGYPDLDFESSDGWVMGITAVHGGSHMTEDPPVEPVTLAPGEEAAASIGWRGTAGAGMVRVGTLLVAPYSGTQRQELEADIDLAEPGYLTVTAWAPAG; this is translated from the coding sequence ATGGGGAACTCTGCCGCAAGATTGAAACCGCTGCTTCTACCCGCCGCCGTCGCCGCCCTCTGGCTGCTTTCCGGCTGGGCCTTCGAAGCGCTGCTGACCGCAGGGAACGGCCGGATACCGATCCATCTGGCTTCACTGGTCTCCCCGGACACTATGCCGGTCCGCATCAAATCTCTCCTAGACGGTTCCGGCCTGGTGCTGGTGGCCGGGTTAACAGCCCTGGCCGTGGCCGCGTTCACCTTGGTGCTCCTGCCCGATAGCAGGAAGACCGGTACCCGGGGCGCGCTCTTCCTGGCCAACTGGATGAGCGTGACGCTGGCGGCCGTGGCCGGTTCAGCGGTGCTGGCCGTGGCTTCGGTCCTAGCCCAATGGCCCCTGGGCCGGGCACAGTGGATTTTTGACCTGCTTGGGCCCTCGCTGCTCACCGGAGCGTATTGGGGGGTTGCCTGGGGCTGGGTGCCGGCCCTCGTGGCCACCTTCCTTTCCGCCCCCGCTTCCGACGGGGCGGGTTCCCATCTGCCGGAGAAACGTCACGCAGCCCGGGTTCCGGAGGAACCCGCCCTCACCGCCCGGGTTCGGCAGCGTGGCTGGGCCTTGGGGGCATTCGCCCTTTTCTCCGCAGCCGTGATGGTTGCGCTTCCGCTCACCGCCCGCGACCCCTCGCAGCCGGCCCCGGAACCTGCCGCGACGCCCACTCCGGAGCCAACGGTTTACGGTGCCGCCCCGGTGGGTGCCGCCCTCTCCGAGCCAGATCCGCTGTGGTGCACCGGTGAAGAAGTCGAGTCCTCGATCGGCGGGTGGGATGCGGCCACGGGCCACCGGGCAGCGCAGATCACCGTGCGAAACACGGGAACACGGTCCTGCACGGTGCAGGGCTACCCGGATCTGGACTTCGAGAGCAGCGATGGCTGGGTCATGGGCATCACCGCGGTGCACGGCGGCTCCCATATGACCGAGGATCCTCCGGTGGAGCCGGTGACGCTGGCCCCGGGCGAGGAAGCAGCGGCCTCGATCGGCTGGCGCGGTACGGCCGGCGCGGGCATGGTCCGGGTAGGCACTTTGCTGGTGGCGCCCTACTCCGGGACCCAGCGGCAGGAACTGGAGGCGGACATCGATCTGGCGGAACCCGGCTATCTGACGGTCACAGCTTGGGCGCCCGCAGGCTAG
- a CDS encoding aldo/keto reductase: MENVTLNNGVEMPILGFGVYQVPPDETEEAVTNALAAGYRSLDTAAAYQNEAAVGRAVQKSGLARNELFITTKLWIQDNGEATTTRAFEASLQNLGTEYVDLYLIHQPFGDVYGEWRVMEQLYSDGAARAIGVSNFAPDRLVDLVIHHDVVPAVNQIETNPFYQRAVENQLMSDRGIRHESWAPFAEGKNNLFSDPTLSAVGEAHGKSIPQVVLRWLIQRGIVVIPKSVRPDRMAENFDVFDFELSPQEMAAIADLDTGKSMFFDHRDPEAVARLSGVTLE, encoded by the coding sequence ATGGAAAACGTGACCCTGAACAACGGCGTCGAAATGCCGATCCTGGGCTTCGGCGTGTACCAGGTCCCGCCGGACGAGACCGAAGAGGCCGTGACCAACGCGCTGGCCGCGGGATACCGCTCGCTGGACACCGCCGCGGCCTACCAAAACGAGGCCGCCGTGGGGCGTGCAGTGCAGAAGAGCGGCCTGGCACGCAACGAACTGTTCATCACCACTAAGCTCTGGATCCAGGACAACGGTGAGGCCACCACCACGCGGGCCTTCGAGGCCTCGCTGCAGAACCTGGGTACGGAGTACGTGGACCTGTACCTGATCCACCAGCCCTTCGGAGACGTCTACGGCGAGTGGCGGGTGATGGAACAGCTCTACAGCGACGGCGCGGCGCGGGCCATCGGGGTCTCGAACTTCGCCCCTGACCGGCTGGTGGACCTGGTCATTCACCACGACGTGGTTCCGGCCGTGAACCAGATTGAAACCAACCCGTTCTACCAGCGGGCGGTCGAAAACCAGCTGATGAGCGACCGCGGCATCCGGCACGAGTCCTGGGCACCGTTCGCCGAGGGGAAGAACAACCTCTTCTCCGATCCCACTCTCTCGGCCGTCGGCGAGGCGCATGGGAAGTCCATTCCCCAGGTAGTGCTCCGCTGGCTGATCCAACGCGGGATAGTGGTGATCCCGAAATCGGTCCGGCCGGACCGGATGGCGGAAAACTTCGACGTGTTCGACTTCGAGCTCAGCCCCCAGGAAATGGCCGCGATTGCCGACCTGGACACCGGGAAGTCCATGTTCTTCGACCACCGGGACCCCGAGGCTGTGGCCCGGTTGAGCGGGGTCACTTTGGAGTAG
- a CDS encoding cupin domain-containing protein has translation MQLEPRRPSTKGPAHMFTGDVWFEVIAAPQPAPSRMRVNAVHFAPGARTAWHVHAVGQTLHVTEGYGLIQSRGGDILTMRPGDTVYTPPGEWHWHGAAPDNLMTHLAMWEAPLDDGAESDWGDLVTDEEYGTRP, from the coding sequence ATGCAACTGGAACCGCGCAGACCCAGCACCAAGGGACCGGCACACATGTTCACCGGCGACGTTTGGTTCGAAGTCATTGCGGCACCGCAGCCGGCACCGTCCCGGATGCGTGTCAACGCCGTGCACTTTGCTCCCGGCGCCCGCACCGCCTGGCACGTCCACGCCGTTGGGCAGACCCTGCACGTCACCGAAGGCTACGGCCTGATTCAGTCCCGGGGCGGGGACATCCTGACGATGCGCCCCGGAGACACCGTCTACACCCCGCCGGGGGAGTGGCACTGGCACGGCGCCGCCCCGGACAACCTCATGACCCACCTGGCCATGTGGGAGGCCCCGCTCGACGACGGCGCGGAGTCCGACTGGGGCGATCTCGTCACCGACGAGGAATACGGTACCCGGCCCTGA
- a CDS encoding VOC family protein, with translation MASLISHTSFDSLDAYGQSVFWRRILGFREDPEDPNRPGEEECMIFSQDGTQRLLFIEVPDAKQIKNRVHLDLKPAEGTRDQELERLLGLGAREVDDRRNADGTGWVVLADPEGNEFCILRSDEERRASAAAV, from the coding sequence ATGGCATCCCTGATCTCCCACACCTCCTTCGACAGCCTCGACGCCTACGGGCAGTCCGTGTTCTGGCGGCGGATCCTCGGCTTCCGGGAAGACCCGGAGGACCCGAACCGGCCCGGCGAGGAGGAATGCATGATCTTCTCGCAGGACGGCACCCAGCGGCTGCTGTTCATCGAGGTTCCGGACGCCAAGCAGATCAAGAACCGCGTCCATCTGGACTTGAAGCCCGCCGAAGGTACCCGCGACCAGGAACTCGAGCGACTCCTGGGGCTGGGCGCCCGCGAAGTGGACGACCGGCGCAACGCGGACGGCACCGGGTGGGTGGTGCTCGCCGATCCGGAGGGCAACGAATTCTGCATCCTGCGCAGCGACGAGGAGCGCCGGGCGTCGGCGGCAGCAGTCTAA
- a CDS encoding glucose 1-dehydrogenase produces the protein MSERLKDKVALITGAASGMGASHARAFVREGAKVMIADINDDAGAALAAELGDAARYVHLNVTSAEDWAAAVAATLDTFGGLNILVNNAGILDGGPLGQYPAERWQRALDINLTGPFLGMSAAVEALKASAPSSVINISSTAGLEGIAGMHGYTASKFGLRGLTKSTALELAASHVRVNSVHPGSIQTPMTAVMGRQKPIDFTETTLTRPAAPEEVTSVVVFLASDESSFSTGAEFVVDGGITAGKIYNV, from the coding sequence GTGAGCGAACGACTCAAAGACAAAGTAGCCCTGATTACCGGCGCAGCCAGCGGTATGGGCGCTTCCCATGCGCGCGCTTTCGTGCGTGAAGGCGCCAAGGTGATGATCGCCGACATCAACGACGACGCCGGTGCCGCCCTGGCCGCGGAACTGGGCGACGCCGCCCGCTACGTGCATCTGAATGTCACCAGCGCCGAGGACTGGGCGGCCGCCGTGGCAGCCACGCTGGACACCTTCGGCGGGCTCAACATCCTGGTGAACAACGCCGGCATCCTCGACGGCGGCCCGCTCGGCCAATACCCGGCGGAGCGCTGGCAGCGGGCACTGGACATCAACCTGACCGGACCCTTCCTCGGCATGTCCGCAGCAGTCGAGGCGCTCAAGGCGTCCGCGCCGTCGTCGGTCATCAACATTTCCTCCACCGCCGGGCTGGAGGGCATTGCCGGAATGCACGGCTACACGGCGTCGAAGTTCGGCCTGCGCGGACTGACGAAGTCCACCGCACTGGAACTCGCCGCGTCCCACGTGCGGGTCAACTCGGTGCACCCCGGGTCCATCCAGACCCCGATGACCGCCGTGATGGGCAGGCAGAAGCCGATCGACTTCACCGAAACCACCCTCACCCGGCCGGCGGCTCCGGAAGAGGTCACCAGTGTGGTCGTCTTCCTGGCCAGCGACGAGTCCAGCTTCTCCACGGGCGCGGAGTTCGTGGTGGACGGCGGGATCACCGCCGGGAAGATCTACAACGTCTAA
- a CDS encoding MerR family transcriptional regulator: protein MLSIGAFAQIGQVTHRMLRHWDTAGLLVPAHVNEFSGYRSYDPSQLERLHRIVALRQLGFGLEEVASILDAGVDADRIARMLRIRRAEVESEQRTAAARLLDVERRLHLIEKENAMSQIEIVQKSLPAVRLAARTAVVSEQHEVAAVVGPLFDAVAKALAPTGASLDRPIAQYETSENGMHIMAGYAVSTAGPDGVELVDLPSVPTAICGVHLGAMDRIGESWQAVHTETIARGFVLSGPCREVYIRAASDDQSDWVTELQQPVQPA, encoded by the coding sequence ATGCTATCCATCGGAGCCTTCGCGCAGATCGGCCAGGTGACCCACCGCATGCTGCGGCACTGGGACACCGCCGGGCTGCTCGTCCCGGCCCACGTGAACGAGTTCAGCGGCTACCGCTCCTACGATCCCTCGCAGCTGGAACGGCTGCACCGGATCGTCGCCCTCCGCCAGCTCGGCTTCGGCCTGGAGGAAGTTGCCTCCATCCTCGATGCCGGCGTCGACGCCGACCGGATCGCCCGGATGCTCCGCATCCGGCGGGCCGAGGTGGAGAGCGAACAGCGGACAGCGGCCGCGAGGCTCCTCGACGTGGAACGACGGCTCCATCTCATTGAAAAGGAAAATGCCATGTCCCAGATCGAAATTGTGCAGAAGTCCCTGCCCGCGGTCCGTTTGGCCGCCCGCACCGCCGTCGTCTCCGAACAGCACGAGGTGGCCGCCGTCGTCGGGCCGTTGTTCGACGCCGTGGCGAAGGCCCTGGCACCCACCGGCGCATCCCTGGATAGGCCGATCGCCCAGTACGAGACGAGCGAAAACGGCATGCACATCATGGCCGGGTATGCCGTCTCCACTGCAGGTCCCGACGGCGTGGAGCTGGTGGATCTGCCGTCCGTCCCGACGGCCATCTGCGGTGTCCACCTCGGCGCCATGGACCGCATAGGGGAAAGCTGGCAGGCCGTGCATACAGAGACCATTGCCCGCGGCTTTGTTCTCTCGGGTCCGTGCCGCGAGGTGTATATCCGTGCGGCCTCCGATGACCAGTCGGACTGGGTCACGGAGCTGCAGCAGCCCGTCCAGCCGGCGTAA